The Micropterus dolomieu isolate WLL.071019.BEF.003 ecotype Adirondacks linkage group LG22, ASM2129224v1, whole genome shotgun sequence genome contains a region encoding:
- the chkb gene encoding choline/ethanolamine kinase yields MQSGRNITSNISSSSCGVDRAGKPGLFSNIHTVTTEDTGPPAEKKGVGGTVIVNERKLRAHSPLFGANCDDDSEAEAFRDGRTEEVDRDTRGRAFAWCRDFLSGSWKTIKEDDFQISIVSGGLSNLLYLCCLPDHVRSEGEEPRQVLLRVYGAILQGVDSLVLESVMFAILAERTLGPKLYGIFPEGRLEQYLPNTRMRTDQLSDPAISAEIATKLACFHEMVMPFNKEPKWLFGTIDRYMGQVMKLNFVREAHVKKYKKLMKFDLPAELDSLYALLAATPSPVVFCHNDVQEGNILMLEDRDHTSTDRLMLIDFEYSSYNYRGFDFGNHFCEWMYDYTYNQWPFFKATPENYPTREQQLHFIRGYLAEQRRYSNITIDQTQVEEDMIIEANRYALASHFLWGLWSIIQAKISKIEFGYMDYAQCRFEAYFKQKKLFS; encoded by the exons ATGCAGTCGGGTCGAAATATAACCAGTaacattagcagcagcagctgtggcGTGGACAGAGCAGGTAAACCGGGGCTTTTCAGCAACATTCATACTGTCACAACAGAAGACACGGGTCCACCGGCGGAGAAGAAAGGAGTGGGAGGCACGGTTATCGTTAACGAGAGAAAGTTGAGGGCCCATAGCCCCTTGTTTGGGGCCAACTGTGATGACGACTCTGAGGCAGAGGCTTTCCGGGATGGGAGAACCGAGGAGGTTGACCGGGACACGAGGGGCAGGGCGTTTGCTTGGTGCCGAGACTTTCTCTCAGGGTCGTGGAAGACCATCAAAGAGGATGATTTTCAAATCAGCATCGTCAG tggTGGACTGAGTAATCTGCTGTACCTGTGCTGTTTGCCTGACCATGTGCGCTCTGAGGGAGAGGAACCTCGCCAGGTGCTCCTCAGAGTCTATGGTGCCATCTTACAG GGTGTGGACTCCCTGGTGTTGGAGAGCGTGATGTTTGCCATCCTGGCAGAACGAACTCTTGGGCCAAAACTTTACGGCATCTTCCCTGAGGGACGCTTAGAACAGTACCTTCCG AATACTCGCATGCGCACAGATCAACTTTCAGATCCAGCCATCTCAGCTGAAATTGCTACCAAGTTGGCATGTTTTCATGAAATGGTTATGCCATTTAACAAAGAGCCTAAGTGGCTGTTTGGGACCATTGACCG TTACATGGGTCAAGTGATGAAGCTTAATTTTGTACGTGAAGCACATGTGAAGAAGTACAAGAAGCTGATGAAGTTCGACCTGCCTGCTGAGCTGGACAGCCTCTA TGCGTTGCTGGCAGCGACTCCATCGCCCGTGGTGTTCTGCCACAATGACGTCCAGGAAG GTAACATTCTGATGCTGGAAGACCGGGACCACACCTCAACAGACAGACTCATGCTGATAGACTTTGAGTACAGCAGTTACAATTACAG GGGTTTTGACTTTGGGAACCATTTCTGTGAGTGGATGTATGACTATACCTATAACCAGTGGCCCTTCTTCAAAGCCACACCGGAGAACTATCCCACCAGAGAGCAGCAG CTTCATTTTATCAGGGGCTATTTGGCAGAACAGAGAAGATACTCCAACATTACCATTGACCAGACACAAGTTGAAGAGGACATGATAATTGAAGCCAACAG GTATGCATTAGCATCACACTTCCTCTGGGGGCTGTGGTCGATCATTCAAGCAAAGATATCCAAGATTGAGTTTGGATATATG GACTATGCCCAGTGTCGTTTTGAAGCCTACTTCAAGCAAAAAAAGCTCTTCTCCTGA